In a genomic window of Telopea speciosissima isolate NSW1024214 ecotype Mountain lineage chromosome 5, Tspe_v1, whole genome shotgun sequence:
- the LOC122662646 gene encoding SUMO-conjugating enzyme SCE1 isoform X1 — protein sequence MSAGIARGRLAEERKAWRKNHPHGFVAKPETLPDGSVNLMIWHCTIPGKSGTDWDGGYFPITLHFSEDYPSKPPKCKFPQGFFHPNVYPSGTVCLSILNEDSGWRPAITVKQILVGIQDLLDQPNPADPAQTDGYHLFIQEPTEYKRRVRQQAKQYPPLV from the exons ATGTCGGCAGGTATCGCTCGTGGTCGTCTTGCAGAGGAGAGGAAAGCCTGGCGTAAGAATCATCCCCAT GGTTTCGTTGCTAAGCCGGAGACGTTGCCAGATGGTTCTGTGAATTTGATGATCTGGCATTGTACCATCCCTGGGAAGTCTGGA ACTGACTGGGATGGTGGTTACTTCCCAATTACTCTTCACTTCAGTGAGGACTACCCTAGCAAGCCACCCAAGTGCAAGTTCCCACAAGGTTTCTTCCACCCTAATGTTTACCCTTCAGGAACTGTGTGTTTATCGATTCTCAACGAGGATAGT GGTTGGAGACCAGCCATCACGGTGAAGCAAATTCTTGTTGGCATACAGGATTTGCTTGACCAGCCAAACCCTGCTGATCCTGCCCAGACAGATGGATATCACCTCTTCATCCAG GAGCCAACAGAGTACAAGAGAAGGGTTAGACAGCAGGCTAAGCAATACCCACCTCTTGTCTAA
- the LOC122662237 gene encoding scopoletin glucosyltransferase-like, with translation MVGSKEGYQLHAFFFPLMAQGHLIPAIAMARLFSSRGVKVTIVTTPLNARLFSHTIDGDKQLGLDISVQLIQFPSEEAGLPQGCENVSSSHNFFDVAPKFFTALDLLQQPFENLLQQYLPEFVVADMFFPWVTDVAAKFGIPNLIFHGTSFFSLCVSDSLRRYNPHENIKSETDRFVLPGLPDQIELMRSNLPDLQKIPSELGKYFKRVDELEGRSYGVLVNSFYELEPGYADHYKKIMGRKAWHIGPVSLRNRDITDKEQRHSCLSWLDSRKPNSVIYVCFGSMVPFTAEQLLEIAMGLEDSGQPFIWVLRLKGEEAEQRSRMLDGFEERIEGRGLIIRDWAPQVMILDHPAVGGFVTHCGWNSTMESVSAGVAMITWPIFADQFHNEKLVTQVLKAGVSVGAHYFQEVVGEKGVVKREDIKKAVQQLMISGEEAEQLRSRATELKEMARKAFEGGSSYADLTALIEELRLNPRPEV, from the coding sequence ATGGTGGGTTCTAAAGAAGGATATCAACTTCATGCTTTCTTCTTCCCACTAATGGCTCAGGGCCATTTGATCCCAGCCATAGCCATGGCAAGGCTATTCTCTAGCCGTGGTGTTAAGGTAACCATAGTCACCACTCCCCTCAACGCACGCCTCTTCTCCCACACCATCGATGGTGATAAACAATTGGGTCTTGACATCTCTGTTCAGCTCATCCAATTTCCTTCAGAAGAGGCTGGCTTACCACAAGGCTGTGAGAACGTAAGCTCCAGTCATAATTTTTTTGATGTCGCCCCCAAATTCTTCACAGCTTTAGACTTGCTCCAACAACCCTTTGAGAATCTTCTTCAACAATATCTCCCCGAATTTGTAGTTGCAGACATGTTCTTCCCTTGGGTTACTGATGTCGCTGCCAAGTTTGGGATACCCAATCTCATTTTTCATGGAACtagtttcttctctctctgtgtctcagACAGCTTGAGACGCTATAACCCACATGAGAATATTAAATCTGAGACTGATAGATTTGTGCTTCCAGGTCTTCCTGATCAGATAGAGCTGATGAGGTCAAATCTCCCTGACCTGCAGAAAATACCAAGCGAGCTGGGCAAGTATTTTAAACGTGTTGATGAATTAGAGGGAAGGAGCTATGGAGTACTAGTGAATAGCTTCTATGAATTGGAGCCTGGTTATGCGGATCATTACAAGAAAATCATGGGAAGGAAGGCATGGCACATTGGCCCTGTTTCACTCAGAAACAGAGACATTACAGATAAAGAACAGAGGCACTCGTGCCTGAGTTGGCTTGATTCAAGGAAACCCAATTCAGTAATTTATGTGTGCTTCGGGAGCATGGTACCTTTCACTGCCGAACAACTGCTTGAGATTGCTATGGGGCTTGAGGATTCTGGGCAACCATTCATTTGGGTTTTAAGGTTGAAGGGTGAGGAGGCAGAGCAGAGGAGCAGAATGCTAGATGGGTTTGAAGAGAGGATTGAAGGGAGGGGTCTGATAATAAGGGATTGGGCTCCTCAAGTTATGATCCTCGACCATCCAGCCGTGGGAGGGTTTGTGACCCATTGTGGATGGAATTCGACGATGGAAAGCGTGAGTGCAGGTGTGGCCATGATCACTTGGCCGATATTTGCAGACCAATTCCACAATGAGAAGCTAGTGACCCAAGTGCTGAAGGCAGGAGTGAGTGTAGGGGCTCACTACTTTCAAGAAGTTGTAGGGGAAAAGGGAGTAGTGAAGAGAGAAGACATAAAGAAGGCTGTGCAGCAGTTGATGATTAGTGGAGAAGAAGCAGAGCAGTTGCGGAGTCGAGCAACGGAGCTCAAAGAGATGGCGAGAAAGGCTTTTGAAGGAGGTTCTTCTTATGCTGACTTGACAGCTTTGATTGAGGAGCTGAGGTTGAATCCACGGCCGGAAGTGTAG
- the LOC122662143 gene encoding scopoletin glucosyltransferase-like, translating into MVGSKEAYQLHAFFFPLMAHGHLIPAIAMARLFSSRGFKVTIITTPLNARLFSHTIDGDKQLGLDISFQLIQFPSEEAGLPQGCENASSIHNFSDVAPKFFKALDLLQQPFENLLQEHLPDFVVADMFFPWVTDVAAKFGIPRLIFHGTGFFSLCVSDSLIRYNPHGNIKSETERFVLPGLPDQIELMRSQLPDLQKIPSELGKLFERVGESEGRSYGVLVNSFYELEPGYVDHYRKIMGRKAWHIGPVSLRNRDITDKEQRHGCLSWLDSKKPNSVLYVCFGSMAPFTAQQLLEIAMGLEASGQPFIWVLRLKGEEAEQRSRMPDGFEERIEGRGLIIRDWAPQVLILDHPAVGGFMTHCGWNSTMESVSAGVAKITWPMFAEQFHNEKLVTQVLKVGVSVGAQDYQEVVGEKRVVKREDIKKVVQQLMVGGEEAEQLRSRARELKEMARTVFEEGGSSYADLTALIEEMRLHPRPRV; encoded by the coding sequence ATGGTGGGTTCTAAAGAAGCATATCAACTTCATGCTTTCTTCTTCCCACTAATGGCTCATGGCCATTTGATCCCAGCCATAGCCATGGCAAGGCTATTCTCTAGCCGTGGTTTTAAGGTAACCATAATCACCACTCCCCTCAACGCACGCCTCTTCTCCCACACCATCGATGGTGATAAACAATTGGGTCTTGACATCTCTTTTCAGCTCATCCAATTTCCTTCAGAAGAGGCTGGCTTACCACAAGGCTGTGAGAACGCAAGCTCCATTCATAATTTTTCTGATGTTGCCCCCAAATTCTTCAAAGCTCTTGACTTGCTTCAACAACCCTTTGAGAATCTTCTTCAAGAACATCTCCCTGATTTTGTAGTTGCAGACATGTTCTTCCCCTGGGTTACAGATGTTGCTGCCAAGTTTGGGATACCCAGACTCATTTTTCATGGAACTggtttcttctctctctgtgtctcagACAGCTTGATTCGCTATAATCCACATGGGAATATTAAGTCTGAGACTGAAAGATTTGTGTTGCCGGGTCTTCCTGATCAGATAGAGCTGATGAGGTCACAGCTGCCTGACCTCCAGAAAATACCAAGCGAGCTGGGAAAGTTGTTTGAACGCGTTGGGGAATCAGAGGGAAGGAGCTACGGAGTCTTGGTGAATAGCTTCTATGAATTGGAGCCTGGTTATGTGGATCATTACAGGAAAATCATGGGAAGGAAGGCATGGCACATTGGCCCTGTTTCACTCAGAAACAGAGATATTACAGATAAAGAACAGAGGCACGGGTGCCTGAGTTGGCTTGATTCAAAGAAACCCAATTCAGTGCTTTATGTGTGCTTTGGAAGTATGGCACCTTTCACTGCCCAACAGCTGCTTGAGATTGCTATGGGGCTTGAGGCTTCTGGGCAACCATTCATTTGGGTTTTAAGGTTGAAGGGTGAGGAGGCTGAGCAGAGGAGCAGAATGCCAGATGGTTTTGAAGAGAGGATTGAAGGGAGAGGTCTGATAATAAGGGATTGGGCTCCTCAAGTTCTGATCCTTGATCATCCAGCCGTGGGAGGATTTATGACCCATTGTGGATGGAATTCGACTATGGAAAGTGTGAGTGCAGGTGTGGCCAAGATCACTTGGCCGATGTTTGCAGAGCAATTCCACAATGAGAAGCTAGTGACCCAAGTGCTGAAGGTAGGAGTGAGTGTAGGGGCTCAAGACTATCAAGAAGTTGTAGGGGAAAAGAGAGTAGTGAAGAGAGAAGACATAAAGAAGGTTGTGCAGCAGTTGATGGTTGGTGGAGAAGAAGCAGAACAGTTGAGGAGTCGAGCTAGGGAGCTCAAAGAGATGGCGAGAACGGTTTTTGAAGAAGGAGGATCTTCTTATGCTGACTTGACAGCTTTGATTGAGGAGATGAGGTTGCATCCACGGCCTAGAGTGTAG